In one Brooklawnia cerclae genomic region, the following are encoded:
- a CDS encoding glycoside hydrolase family 88/105 protein — translation MISDLTTIRDDSGEFLLRFDDMVVDDKSWDVWNWPQGVGLYGIYKNYRITKNPMALKVVQDWFDEALKKGSPPKNVNTMAPLLAMACLYEETGDCRYVPYLDQWAKWVMYDMPRTHDNGLQHITYAGPNTQQLWDDTLMMTVLPLAKIGRLLDRPEYVEEAKYQFLVHANYLMDRRTGLWFHGWSFDRRDNYAGALWARGNCWVTIAIPEFLDISRLKAGDPVRDWLASILSDQVAKLAELQDESGMWHTLLDDPASYVESSATAGIAYGLLKSVHERYIDPKYADVAHKAVAALAERINESGEVQDVSVGTGMGEDLDFYRRIDKTAMPYGQSLTVLCFTEYLLSFC, via the coding sequence ATGATTTCTGATCTGACGACGATCAGGGACGATTCAGGTGAATTCCTTCTGCGCTTTGATGACATGGTCGTCGACGACAAGAGCTGGGACGTGTGGAATTGGCCCCAGGGCGTCGGCCTGTACGGGATCTACAAGAATTACAGGATCACGAAGAACCCGATGGCACTGAAGGTCGTGCAGGACTGGTTCGACGAGGCCCTGAAAAAGGGCAGCCCGCCCAAGAACGTCAACACGATGGCACCGCTCCTGGCGATGGCATGTCTCTACGAGGAGACGGGGGACTGCCGCTACGTTCCCTACCTCGATCAGTGGGCGAAGTGGGTCATGTACGACATGCCGCGCACCCACGACAACGGCCTGCAACACATCACCTACGCGGGCCCCAACACCCAGCAACTCTGGGACGACACCCTCATGATGACCGTGCTCCCGCTGGCCAAGATCGGCCGGCTGCTCGACCGCCCGGAGTACGTCGAGGAGGCGAAATACCAGTTCCTGGTGCACGCGAACTACCTCATGGACCGCAGGACCGGCCTGTGGTTCCACGGATGGTCCTTCGACAGGCGCGACAACTACGCCGGAGCCCTGTGGGCCCGCGGCAACTGCTGGGTCACCATCGCCATCCCGGAGTTCCTGGACATCAGCCGCCTCAAGGCCGGTGACCCGGTCAGGGACTGGCTGGCGTCGATCCTGTCCGATCAGGTGGCCAAGCTCGCCGAACTCCAGGACGAGTCGGGCATGTGGCACACGCTGCTCGACGACCCGGCGTCGTACGTCGAGTCGTCGGCCACCGCGGGCATCGCGTACGGGCTGCTCAAGTCGGTGCACGAGCGCTACATCGACCCGAAGTACGCCGATGTGGCGCACAAGGCTGTCGCAGCGCTCGCCGAGCGGATCAACGAGTCCGGCGAGGTCCAGGACGTCTCGGTGGGAACCGGTATGGGCGAGGACCTGGACTTCTATCGGCGGATCGACAAGACGGCCATGCCGTACGGCCAGTCGCTCACGGTCCTGTGCTTCACCGAATATCTCCTCTCGTTCTGCTGA
- a CDS encoding RpiB/LacA/LacB family sugar-phosphate isomerase has translation MKIALVNENSQAAKNAVIFQALKKVADAKGHEAFNYGMYGVDGESQLTYVQNGLLASILLNSKAADFVVTGCGTGEGAMIACNSFPGVVCGLAVEPTDAYLFSQINGGNALSIPYAKGFGWGAELNLELIFERLFAEPIGGGYPKERAVPEQRNARILWDLRAAIHKPLIQVLAEIDQDFLAETVAGERFAEYFAGNAEAGPIKDYISSLFA, from the coding sequence ATGAAGATCGCACTTGTCAATGAGAACTCCCAAGCCGCGAAAAATGCCGTCATCTTCCAGGCGCTGAAGAAGGTCGCGGACGCGAAGGGGCACGAGGCGTTCAACTACGGGATGTACGGGGTCGACGGTGAGAGTCAGCTCACCTACGTCCAGAACGGACTGCTGGCCTCGATCCTGCTCAACTCGAAGGCCGCGGATTTCGTGGTCACCGGTTGCGGCACCGGTGAAGGCGCGATGATCGCCTGCAACAGCTTTCCCGGTGTGGTCTGCGGTCTCGCCGTGGAACCCACCGACGCCTACCTGTTCTCGCAGATCAACGGCGGCAACGCGCTGTCGATCCCGTATGCGAAAGGGTTCGGCTGGGGCGCCGAACTCAACCTCGAGCTGATCTTCGAACGGCTCTTCGCGGAGCCGATCGGCGGCGGTTACCCCAAGGAACGTGCGGTGCCCGAGCAGCGCAACGCCCGCATCCTCTGGGACCTGCGGGCCGCGATCCACAAGCCCCTCATCCAGGTGCTCGCGGAGATCGACCAGGACTTCCTCGCCGAGACCGTCGCCGGCGAGAGGTTCGCGGAGTACTTCGCCGGGAACGCCGAGGCCGGGCCGATCAAGGACTACATCTCGTCCCTGTTCGCCTGA
- a CDS encoding MFS transporter, giving the protein METHQVPDTSPTDQKSSARNLRHAAASGWIGSALEYYDFTLYSQAAALIFPTIFFPSTNPAMAIITSLATYGVGYVARPIGAVVLGGLGDRHGRKHVLVIAMLLMGFATFGVGLLPTYGQVGVLAPVLLVVLRLVQGFAVAGELGGSNALVVEHAPDAKRAFFASFNLQGSQIGSILAILILLPLASALPKEAFESWGWRVPFLLSAIVVVAGYIIRRTVEEPAVYLEQAAEAKKHKAPVVEVFTRYPRVVLICIVCTLANVIGTATLVFGVAYGKQESYGIGFTTSEFLWITLIINAASAATIPLFGKLSDKYGRRIPMIIGTLGGGIMSIPYLYAVQAKNFWLVLVFGLLAMSVFFQMWNATFATAYQEQFPVRLRVTGFAVSQNVGLMLAAFAPSVFSAIAPPGTQNIPLEIGLTTLCITVVAAVAALFLRNANGKSLEA; this is encoded by the coding sequence ATGGAAACACATCAGGTGCCGGACACCTCACCAACCGACCAGAAATCATCGGCACGCAATCTACGACATGCCGCAGCCAGCGGCTGGATCGGAAGCGCGCTCGAATACTACGACTTCACGCTCTATTCCCAAGCCGCTGCGCTGATATTCCCCACCATCTTCTTCCCCTCGACCAACCCGGCCATGGCGATCATCACGTCCCTGGCCACCTACGGTGTCGGTTATGTCGCGCGCCCCATCGGCGCAGTGGTCCTCGGCGGGTTGGGCGACCGCCACGGCCGAAAGCACGTCCTCGTGATCGCCATGCTGCTGATGGGGTTCGCCACCTTCGGTGTCGGCCTCCTGCCGACGTACGGGCAGGTCGGCGTCCTGGCCCCCGTTCTTCTGGTGGTCCTCCGGTTGGTGCAGGGCTTCGCGGTGGCCGGTGAGCTGGGCGGGTCCAACGCACTGGTCGTCGAGCACGCGCCGGACGCGAAACGTGCGTTCTTCGCGAGCTTCAATCTGCAGGGCTCGCAGATCGGCAGCATCCTGGCGATCCTGATCCTGCTCCCGCTGGCGTCCGCGCTTCCCAAAGAGGCATTCGAGAGCTGGGGGTGGCGTGTTCCGTTCCTGCTGAGTGCGATCGTCGTCGTCGCCGGGTACATCATCCGGCGCACCGTCGAGGAACCCGCGGTCTACCTGGAGCAGGCCGCCGAGGCCAAGAAGCACAAGGCCCCGGTGGTGGAGGTCTTCACCCGCTACCCGCGCGTGGTGCTGATCTGCATCGTCTGCACCCTCGCCAACGTCATCGGCACGGCGACTCTGGTCTTCGGCGTCGCCTACGGCAAGCAGGAAAGCTACGGCATCGGGTTCACGACCAGCGAGTTCCTGTGGATCACCCTCATCATCAACGCCGCGTCCGCTGCGACGATCCCGCTGTTCGGCAAGCTCTCCGACAAGTACGGGCGGCGCATCCCGATGATCATCGGGACCCTGGGCGGCGGCATCATGTCCATCCCGTACCTCTACGCCGTCCAGGCGAAGAACTTCTGGCTGGTGCTGGTCTTCGGCTTGCTCGCCATGTCGGTCTTCTTCCAGATGTGGAACGCCACCTTCGCGACGGCCTACCAGGAGCAGTTCCCGGTGCGCCTGCGCGTCACAGGCTTCGCCGTCTCCCAGAACGTCGGCCTGATGCTGGCGGCCTTCGCGCCGAGTGTCTTCAGTGCGATCGCCCCTCCGGGAACGCAGAACATCCCGCTGGAGATCGGCCTCACGACCCTGTGCATCACCGTGGTGGCGGCGGTGGCGGCACTGTTCCTGCGCAACGCCAACGGCAAGAGCCTGGAGGCGTAA
- a CDS encoding MerR family transcriptional regulator — translation MDHDEGGPLRIGVFSTLSRISVRMLRHYQEHGLLEPAEVDPFTGRRYYRARQLVDAHLIVQLRDAGFPVEAIRGLLDGIDDPARVDAAIAAQRERLRSARDEVHARLAALDRVGSTLKERPEMTDVRTMTIPEMTVASLRKTLPGYADEGLLWNEIMPLLERSGATLPAGGICGATFHDTEYRDTDVDVEAWVQVAAPFDPVAPLVCRVQPSQDIVTATLTGDYSQMPGVTAAIGAYIAEHDLATGPMFDIYRVGPAQNPDPSSWVTEVCFPVVG, via the coding sequence ATGGATCACGATGAAGGCGGGCCGCTGCGGATCGGTGTGTTCTCGACTCTGTCGAGGATCAGCGTGCGGATGCTGCGTCACTACCAGGAACACGGGTTGCTCGAGCCCGCGGAGGTCGACCCGTTCACCGGGCGGCGCTACTACCGGGCACGGCAACTCGTGGACGCGCATCTGATCGTCCAACTGCGCGATGCCGGGTTCCCCGTCGAGGCGATACGTGGCCTCCTCGACGGCATCGACGATCCAGCAAGGGTCGATGCCGCGATCGCGGCCCAGCGGGAGCGACTGCGCTCGGCCCGCGACGAGGTACACGCACGACTCGCAGCCCTTGACCGTGTTGGTTCCACCTTGAAGGAGAGACCCGAGATGACCGATGTGCGCACCATGACCATTCCCGAGATGACTGTCGCCTCCCTGCGGAAGACCCTCCCCGGTTATGCGGACGAGGGGCTGCTCTGGAACGAGATCATGCCTCTGCTGGAACGCTCCGGCGCCACGCTTCCCGCCGGGGGAATCTGCGGAGCGACCTTCCACGACACCGAATACCGTGACACCGATGTCGATGTCGAGGCCTGGGTGCAGGTGGCGGCACCCTTTGATCCGGTGGCACCCCTGGTCTGCCGCGTCCAGCCGTCGCAGGACATCGTCACCGCGACCCTGACCGGGGACTACTCACAGATGCCGGGTGTCACGGCCGCGATCGGCGCCTACATCGCCGAGCACGACCTGGCCACCGGGCCGATGTTCGACATCTACCGAGTCGGCCCGGCCCAGAATCCCGATCCGAGCAGCTGGGTCACCGAGGTGTGCTTCCCCGTCGTCGGGTGA
- a CDS encoding MFS transporter yields MSTASKPYGINPTRTAVVYLAALFAYTVAVLQRTSFGVVGLEAAQRFSAGASVVSMFVVLQLLVYALGQVPAGLLADRFGSRAVITTGALVMMSGQVILAFTDSVPVAIAGRALVALGDSFTWTPTSRLLPQWFSARWVPLATQMTAILGATGQLLSAFPFAALVHTDGWTTGLLGAAAVGLLAACLAFLCIRNAPAGAVVTTGPRPGGGTRGQLFEVLRQPGTQTAFFGHWVASSWSMNLIMMWGQPFLVQGEGYTPAQAGSLFVWRWAASAASGLVQGYMTGRHPLRRSTLVLIGFVLGAAPWVAVLAWPGQAPYWLLALMCLGSGAAEPGGNVSYDIARTANRKAHTGTATGVVVMGGFISCLVTTWMIGLTLDLLGGGYTRTDFRIAMSTQFVMQGLGLAAFLRARGRARRLDTRTNGTVFLPWRDVIARERQRWRDQHGGDPQASGR; encoded by the coding sequence GTGAGCACGGCGTCCAAACCCTATGGGATCAATCCCACACGGACGGCCGTGGTGTATCTGGCAGCGCTGTTCGCCTACACGGTGGCCGTGTTGCAGCGCACCTCGTTCGGCGTGGTCGGGCTGGAGGCGGCGCAACGGTTCTCCGCCGGCGCCAGCGTCGTCAGCATGTTCGTGGTCCTCCAACTGCTCGTCTACGCCCTCGGGCAGGTACCTGCCGGACTGCTCGCCGACCGCTTCGGATCCCGGGCCGTGATCACGACCGGGGCGCTGGTGATGATGTCCGGGCAGGTGATCCTCGCGTTCACCGACTCCGTCCCCGTGGCCATCGCGGGACGCGCACTGGTCGCCCTCGGCGACTCCTTCACCTGGACCCCGACGAGCCGGCTCCTGCCCCAGTGGTTCTCCGCCCGGTGGGTGCCGCTGGCGACGCAGATGACGGCGATCCTCGGAGCCACCGGCCAACTCCTCAGCGCCTTCCCGTTCGCCGCGCTCGTCCACACCGACGGCTGGACGACGGGCCTCCTGGGTGCCGCCGCCGTCGGCCTGCTGGCGGCCTGTCTGGCGTTCCTGTGCATCCGCAACGCCCCTGCCGGCGCCGTCGTCACGACGGGACCGCGTCCCGGCGGCGGGACCCGCGGGCAACTGTTCGAGGTGCTGCGCCAGCCCGGCACCCAGACCGCGTTCTTCGGGCACTGGGTGGCGTCCTCGTGGTCGATGAACCTGATCATGATGTGGGGGCAGCCCTTCCTCGTGCAGGGCGAGGGCTACACCCCGGCGCAGGCCGGCTCGCTGTTCGTCTGGCGCTGGGCTGCGAGCGCCGCGTCAGGCCTGGTGCAGGGCTACATGACCGGACGCCACCCCCTGCGCCGCAGCACCCTGGTGCTGATCGGCTTCGTGCTCGGGGCCGCGCCGTGGGTCGCCGTCCTCGCCTGGCCCGGGCAGGCGCCCTACTGGCTGCTGGCGCTGATGTGCCTCGGCTCGGGCGCCGCGGAGCCGGGGGGCAACGTCAGCTACGACATCGCCCGCACGGCCAACCGGAAGGCCCACACGGGCACGGCCACCGGCGTGGTCGTCATGGGGGGATTCATCTCGTGCCTGGTCACCACGTGGATGATCGGCCTCACGCTCGACCTTCTGGGCGGCGGCTACACCCGCACCGACTTCCGCATCGCGATGTCCACCCAGTTCGTCATGCAGGGGCTCGGGCTGGCCGCTTTCCTCCGTGCACGGGGCCGGGCCCGCAGGCTGGACACCCGGACGAACGGCACGGTGTTCCTGCCCTGGCGGGACGTGATCGCCCGCGAGCGGCAGCGTTGGCGCGACCAGCACGGAGGCGACCCGCAGGCTTCGGGCCGCTGA
- a CDS encoding TIGR03085 family metal-binding protein codes for MSLGIARDERRELCDLLTTLGPSAPTLCEGWDAQRLTAHLHVRETDPVAGIGIVVKPLSGRLDRRMDQLLADVPFDDLVALVRRGPGRFNPMSWPWVDERVNALEFFVHHEDLRRGGGHVVQPRIIAPDRDDWLWHQAVSMARLRLRRSPTGVVLERIRDGVRTDEVYAVSTGPSPVTLRGEAGELVLWLYGRSDAAHVTLDGRPEAVEALRGMSLGI; via the coding sequence ATGAGCTTGGGGATCGCCCGGGACGAACGCCGGGAACTGTGCGACCTGCTGACCACACTCGGCCCCAGCGCGCCGACCCTGTGCGAGGGATGGGACGCCCAGCGCCTCACCGCGCACCTCCACGTGCGCGAGACCGACCCCGTGGCGGGCATCGGCATCGTCGTGAAGCCGCTGTCCGGACGCCTCGACAGGAGGATGGACCAGTTGCTCGCCGACGTGCCCTTCGACGACCTGGTGGCGCTCGTGCGCCGCGGCCCGGGCCGGTTCAACCCGATGTCGTGGCCGTGGGTGGACGAGCGGGTCAACGCGCTCGAGTTCTTCGTCCACCACGAGGACCTGCGCCGCGGCGGCGGGCACGTCGTCCAGCCCCGCATCATCGCGCCCGACCGCGACGACTGGCTGTGGCATCAGGCGGTGTCGATGGCCCGCCTCCGTCTGCGCCGCAGTCCCACCGGGGTGGTGCTGGAGCGGATTCGCGACGGCGTGCGCACCGACGAGGTCTACGCCGTCTCGACTGGCCCCTCGCCCGTGACGTTGCGCGGCGAGGCCGGCGAGTTGGTGCTGTGGCTGTACGGTCGGTCAGACGCCGCGCACGTCACTCTCGACGGTCGCCCCGAGGCTGTCGAAGCCCTGCGCGGCATGTCCCTGGGAATCTAG
- a CDS encoding DUF6394 family protein, with product MNLEKVVFGFFITLAAALNFGFWTGEIDNVAVHNGAELAAALVASLIATVLKFGDRTQLGAVHLATSLVADLNLIVAAVMWVWATQASSSGMTPGHMSVIVSMSAGALLANVVSVVLMVSEIVQARR from the coding sequence ATGAATCTGGAGAAAGTCGTCTTCGGCTTCTTCATCACGCTCGCAGCGGCGCTGAACTTCGGGTTCTGGACCGGCGAGATCGACAACGTGGCCGTCCACAACGGCGCCGAGCTGGCAGCGGCCCTGGTTGCGAGCCTGATCGCCACGGTGCTGAAGTTCGGCGACCGGACGCAGCTGGGCGCGGTGCACCTGGCCACGAGCCTGGTCGCCGACCTGAACCTCATCGTCGCCGCCGTGATGTGGGTGTGGGCGACCCAGGCGAGCTCCTCGGGCATGACGCCCGGCCACATGTCGGTGATCGTCTCGATGTCGGCCGGCGCCCTGCTCGCCAACGTCGTGTCCGTGGTGCTCATGGTCAGTGAGATCGTGCAGGCCCGCCGATAG
- a CDS encoding potassium channel family protein, translated as MSREHQPVFGDVFYLILRRMRFPLLLVIGVYAFCATGLSLIPGTDANGDPTDPMTLFEAFYVVSYTATTIGFGEVPGPYNTAQRLWMTMTMYVSVASWTYSLFAIIALLQDRAFQNAVRMARFSQRVQQLREPFYIVCGTGETGTLVCHGLDHLGLRFVAIELDATRVQNFRMDEFAIDPLVVGADASEPRILRDAGLCSRFCRGVVALTDDDATNQAIAVTVRLLAPRVPVLARIRNAETETHIGVFGGDVVINPFERFAEHLAGAIAAPDRYRLRELLTGLPGEPLAAIERPPAGHWVMCGYGRFGHAVTQELRAAGMDIAIIDQLHYEEGGVDVNGTGTNSEDLLAAGLDRAVGLVTGNSSDTKNLAIAVTARALRHDLYVINRQNQLVNTPLFEAFHQNLLMVPSRIVAQEFLARITTPMLNRFLKLIPQHSEADCTRIYDRLAQLNPGCHPELWDLGIVSEHAPAVTDLVVRGGRFTVGHLRADPFDRGRRLSVLVLFIRRGNRNIQLPSDEFVLKEDDRVLLAGSPEAKRRLDLTLSNVNHLAYVMTGQESNGGYLWRVLGRRRRANPVTPLPSPEARHGDEAGPDGWGVDGDVGGTTESLDWEDCKPKKPVKKKPAVPPEVAVPDAAVDAGPQQRMLTGKPSPRELGPGGPGERRPDDDPCDEPDATPGSWSGS; from the coding sequence ATGTCCCGTGAACACCAGCCGGTCTTCGGCGATGTCTTCTACCTCATCCTGAGGCGGATGCGGTTCCCCCTGCTCCTCGTCATCGGCGTCTACGCGTTCTGCGCCACCGGCCTGTCACTGATCCCCGGGACCGACGCCAACGGCGACCCCACCGACCCCATGACCCTGTTCGAGGCGTTCTACGTCGTCAGCTACACCGCGACGACCATCGGCTTCGGCGAGGTGCCGGGCCCCTACAACACGGCCCAGCGGCTGTGGATGACGATGACGATGTATGTGTCGGTCGCCAGCTGGACGTACTCGCTCTTCGCGATCATCGCGCTTCTGCAGGACCGCGCCTTCCAGAACGCCGTGCGGATGGCCCGGTTCAGCCAACGCGTCCAGCAGCTGAGGGAGCCGTTCTACATCGTCTGCGGCACCGGGGAGACCGGGACGCTCGTCTGCCACGGGCTCGACCACCTGGGGCTGCGGTTCGTCGCCATCGAACTGGATGCCACGCGCGTGCAGAACTTCCGGATGGACGAGTTCGCCATCGATCCGCTCGTGGTCGGAGCGGACGCCAGCGAGCCGAGGATCCTGCGGGACGCCGGGTTGTGCAGCCGGTTCTGCCGGGGGGTGGTCGCGCTCACGGACGACGACGCCACCAACCAGGCGATTGCCGTGACCGTGAGGCTGCTCGCCCCGCGGGTCCCGGTGCTGGCCCGGATCCGCAACGCGGAGACCGAGACACATATCGGTGTGTTCGGTGGCGATGTCGTGATCAATCCGTTCGAGCGGTTCGCCGAGCATCTGGCCGGGGCGATCGCCGCCCCGGATCGTTACCGGCTGCGTGAACTCCTGACCGGGCTCCCGGGCGAGCCCCTCGCGGCCATCGAGCGTCCCCCGGCCGGCCATTGGGTCATGTGCGGATACGGCCGGTTCGGCCATGCGGTGACCCAGGAACTGCGGGCGGCGGGCATGGACATCGCGATCATCGATCAGTTGCACTACGAAGAGGGCGGCGTCGACGTCAACGGGACGGGGACCAACAGCGAGGATCTGCTCGCGGCCGGGTTGGACAGGGCTGTCGGACTGGTGACGGGTAACTCGTCGGACACCAAGAACCTGGCCATCGCGGTGACCGCGCGGGCGCTCAGGCACGACCTCTACGTGATCAACCGGCAGAACCAGCTGGTCAACACGCCGCTGTTCGAGGCCTTCCACCAGAACCTGCTGATGGTGCCCAGCCGGATCGTCGCCCAGGAGTTCCTCGCGCGCATCACCACGCCGATGCTGAACCGATTCCTGAAGCTGATTCCGCAGCATTCCGAGGCCGACTGCACCCGTATCTACGACAGGCTGGCCCAGCTGAACCCGGGGTGTCATCCCGAGCTGTGGGATCTCGGGATCGTCTCCGAGCACGCCCCGGCCGTCACCGATCTGGTCGTCCGCGGCGGCAGGTTCACCGTCGGCCACCTGCGCGCCGATCCGTTCGACCGCGGTCGCCGCCTGTCGGTGCTGGTGTTGTTCATCCGGCGGGGCAACCGCAACATCCAGTTGCCGAGCGACGAGTTCGTCCTGAAGGAGGACGATCGCGTCCTGCTCGCCGGCTCGCCCGAGGCCAAGCGCCGGCTCGATCTGACGCTTTCCAACGTGAACCACTTGGCCTACGTCATGACCGGGCAGGAGTCCAACGGGGGATATCTGTGGAGGGTGCTCGGCCGACGTCGGCGGGCGAATCCTGTCACGCCGTTGCCGAGCCCCGAAGCGCGGCATGGGGACGAGGCTGGTCCCGACGGTTGGGGCGTCGACGGCGACGTCGGGGGCACGACGGAGTCGCTCGACTGGGAGGACTGCAAACCGAAGAAGCCCGTCAAGAAGAAGCCCGCCGTCCCCCCGGAGGTGGCCGTTCCGGACGCGGCCGTGGACGCGGGGCCCCAGCAGCGGATGCTCACGGGGAAGCCGTCGCCGCGTGAACTCGGCCCGGGTGGCCCGGGCGAGCGGCGGCCGGACGACGACCCGTGCGATGAACCGGACGCGACCCCCGGGTCCTGGAGCGGAAGCTGA
- a CDS encoding HpcH/HpaI aldolase family protein, which yields MKNLVKSKIENNGHPLGTFFQTGSATTAECLGLAGLDYIIIDTEHGPFEVESAMSFIRAARLTGTTPFVRVKDSSRAAILKMLDAGAMGLVIPNVRSAQEAREIVTWGKYFPLGERGIAPTSGNAYWTQDWARNLDDYFRISNTETLLIPQCETVGCLEQIEEIAAIDGVDGIFVGPFDLSAALGRPGDFENPDHQAAIERVVKACRDAGKLTFIYASSYEETRMRYEQGFDSVTYGMDSLLLIDATKQLVARLATA from the coding sequence ATGAAAAACCTTGTCAAATCCAAGATCGAGAACAACGGGCATCCCCTGGGGACATTCTTCCAGACCGGCAGCGCGACCACCGCCGAATGTCTGGGGCTTGCCGGTCTCGACTACATCATCATCGACACCGAGCACGGCCCGTTCGAGGTCGAGAGCGCCATGTCCTTCATCCGGGCCGCGAGGCTCACGGGGACGACACCCTTCGTCCGTGTCAAGGACTCGAGCCGTGCCGCGATCCTCAAGATGCTCGACGCGGGCGCCATGGGCCTGGTCATCCCCAACGTCCGGTCGGCGCAGGAGGCTCGCGAGATCGTGACCTGGGGCAAGTACTTCCCGCTGGGCGAACGCGGGATCGCCCCCACGTCCGGCAACGCGTACTGGACGCAGGACTGGGCCCGCAACCTCGACGACTACTTCCGCATCAGCAACACCGAGACCCTGCTCATCCCCCAGTGCGAGACGGTCGGCTGTCTGGAGCAGATCGAGGAGATCGCCGCGATCGACGGTGTGGACGGCATCTTCGTCGGCCCGTTCGACCTGTCCGCGGCGCTCGGGCGACCCGGCGACTTCGAGAATCCCGACCACCAGGCCGCCATCGAGCGCGTCGTCAAGGCCTGCCGGGACGCCGGCAAGCTGACCTTCATCTACGCGTCCTCCTACGAGGAGACCAGGATGCGCTACGAGCAGGGATTCGACTCGGTGACCTACGGGATGGACTCGCTGCTGCTCATCGACGCCACCAAGCAACTCGTCGCCCGCCTCGCCACCGCCTAG
- a CDS encoding MFS transporter has translation MRTFHQVLVNTLLANVTTGMVWFGLVFWAYLETRSVLVTSVLGGSYMLLIALASVPFGTLIDRVRKKTAMTVATVATGVAFAAGLVLVLLVPSDVLLDMGGPAFWVLVVVLLCGTVVESIRGLALATCVTMLVPADDRPRANGLVGMTQGVGLAVNSVVSGLAVGYLGMGWLLAAGVVLIALSGLHLATLRIPEPEVVHAEGVPAKVDFVAAFRMAGAVPGLLGLIVFSTLNNLLGGVYMSLMDPYGLELVSVQAWGLLWGGLSMGFIVGGAIIQRTGLGANPVRTLLAVNVAMWMLGATMTIRESIVLLSIGIFFYMALITYAEASEQTVLQKVVPFAQQGRVFGFAQAVELGAAPLSTFLVGPLAEFWIIPFMESDEGRRSLGWLLGEGTTRGIALVFVIASVVGLGLTILAFCSRPYRVLSRTYDAATVNEVIGEDAGTRPE, from the coding sequence ATGCGGACATTCCACCAGGTGCTGGTGAACACCCTGCTGGCCAACGTGACGACCGGCATGGTCTGGTTCGGCCTGGTCTTCTGGGCGTATCTGGAGACGCGGTCGGTGCTCGTGACCTCCGTGCTGGGCGGGTCGTACATGCTGTTGATCGCGTTGGCGAGCGTCCCCTTCGGCACTCTGATCGACCGGGTCCGCAAGAAGACCGCGATGACGGTGGCGACGGTGGCGACCGGTGTGGCGTTCGCGGCCGGGCTCGTCCTGGTGCTGCTGGTGCCCTCCGACGTGCTCCTCGACATGGGTGGGCCGGCGTTCTGGGTGCTGGTGGTGGTTCTTCTGTGCGGGACGGTCGTCGAGTCGATCCGCGGGCTGGCGCTGGCCACCTGCGTGACGATGCTCGTCCCGGCCGATGACCGGCCACGAGCGAACGGGCTCGTGGGGATGACCCAGGGGGTGGGGCTGGCGGTCAACTCCGTGGTCTCGGGCCTGGCCGTGGGGTACCTCGGGATGGGCTGGCTGCTCGCGGCCGGGGTCGTGCTCATCGCGCTCAGCGGCCTGCACCTGGCGACGCTGCGCATCCCGGAGCCCGAGGTCGTCCACGCCGAGGGGGTGCCTGCCAAGGTCGATTTCGTGGCGGCGTTCCGGATGGCCGGCGCCGTGCCGGGCCTGCTCGGGCTGATCGTGTTCTCCACGCTCAACAACCTGCTCGGCGGCGTCTACATGAGCCTGATGGATCCCTATGGCCTCGAACTGGTCTCCGTGCAGGCTTGGGGCCTGCTGTGGGGCGGGCTGAGCATGGGCTTCATCGTCGGTGGTGCGATCATCCAGCGCACCGGGCTGGGCGCCAATCCGGTGCGGACGCTGCTCGCGGTCAACGTGGCCATGTGGATGCTCGGCGCGACGATGACGATCCGCGAGTCGATCGTCCTGCTCTCGATCGGGATCTTCTTCTACATGGCGCTCATCACCTACGCCGAGGCATCGGAGCAGACGGTGCTGCAGAAGGTGGTGCCTTTCGCCCAGCAGGGCAGGGTCTTCGGGTTCGCGCAGGCCGTCGAGCTGGGCGCGGCTCCCCTCAGCACGTTCCTCGTGGGGCCGCTGGCCGAGTTCTGGATCATCCCGTTCATGGAGTCGGACGAGGGCAGGCGCTCGCTGGGCTGGCTGCTCGGCGAGGGGACGACCCGGGGCATCGCCCTGGTCTTCGTCATCGCCAGCGTGGTCGGCCTGGGCCTGACGATCCTGGCGTTCTGCTCGCGGCCGTACCGCGTCCTGTCGCGCACCTACGACGCGGCCACGGTCAACGAGGTGATCGGTGAGGACGCCGGCACCCGGCCCGAGTGA